In one Novosphingopyxis iocasae genomic region, the following are encoded:
- a CDS encoding nitroreductase family protein, whose protein sequence is MTFNDLSSPLKYLTTRRSAKPREMAGKRPDTAEMREFAAIAARSPDHGKLAPWRFTIVPDEARPAFRALLDRAFRTANPDARDASVEAACQMADYDAAIMVASFAPVESAKIPRWEQELSCGAAVMNLCHAANASGYVSGWITGWASTDPLVTEVFAPQGGKIAGILFLGSPGTEMEERPRPALDDVVSVWEG, encoded by the coding sequence ATGACCTTCAACGATCTTTCCAGCCCGCTCAAATACTTGACCACGCGCCGCTCGGCCAAGCCACGCGAGATGGCGGGCAAGCGTCCGGACACTGCCGAAATGCGCGAATTTGCAGCGATCGCCGCGCGCTCGCCCGATCACGGCAAGCTGGCACCGTGGCGCTTTACGATCGTGCCGGACGAGGCTCGCCCCGCCTTCCGCGCGCTGTTGGACCGCGCCTTCCGCACCGCCAATCCGGACGCGCGCGATGCCTCCGTGGAGGCGGCTTGCCAGATGGCCGATTACGACGCAGCGATCATGGTCGCCAGCTTCGCGCCGGTCGAAAGTGCTAAAATCCCCCGCTGGGAACAGGAACTGAGCTGCGGCGCGGCGGTGATGAACCTGTGCCACGCCGCCAATGCCAGTGGCTATGTCAGCGGCTGGATCACCGGCTGGGCGAGCACCGATCCGCTGGTGACCGAAGTCTTCGCGCCCCAGGGCGGAAAGATCGCGGGAATCCTGTTCTTGGGGTCGCCCGGCACGGAAATGGAAGAACGGCCGCGGCCCGCATTGGACGATGTGGTGAGCGTCTGGGAGGGATAA
- a CDS encoding aldo/keto reductase, which yields MKTRTLGPQNNPLEVSSLGLGCMPMAGVGRNMYGEADRKESFATIDRAIELGVTFFDTAEVYGPYKNEELLGEAIRGRRERLVIATKFGFDIQDGETKGTDSRPENVRAACEGCLKRLGIETIDLFYQHRVDPNVPIEDTVGAMARLIEEGKVRHLGLSEAGADTIRRAHATHPITALQSEYSLWERTIEDEILPLVQDLGIGFVPYSPLGRRFLTGQIKRFEDLPEGDYRRNDPRYQGENFQKNLEMVEVVETVARRHKRSAAQVALAWLLHQGDFIVPIPGSKRRATLEDSMAAADLKLTREDLDDLDAAAPVGGTAGPRYGERMMSMVRR from the coding sequence ATGAAGACGCGCACGCTCGGACCGCAGAACAACCCGCTTGAGGTGTCCTCCCTCGGCCTCGGCTGCATGCCGATGGCGGGCGTGGGGCGGAATATGTATGGCGAGGCGGACCGCAAGGAGAGCTTCGCCACGATCGACCGCGCGATCGAGCTTGGGGTCACCTTCTTCGACACGGCGGAAGTCTACGGTCCCTACAAGAACGAAGAACTGCTGGGCGAGGCAATCCGGGGGCGGCGCGAGCGGCTGGTGATCGCCACCAAATTCGGGTTCGATATTCAGGACGGTGAGACCAAGGGCACCGATAGCCGCCCCGAAAATGTGCGCGCCGCGTGCGAAGGCTGCCTGAAGCGCCTCGGTATCGAGACGATCGACCTGTTTTATCAGCACCGCGTCGATCCCAATGTGCCGATCGAGGATACGGTGGGCGCGATGGCGCGGCTGATCGAAGAGGGCAAGGTTCGCCATCTCGGCCTGTCCGAAGCGGGCGCGGACACCATTCGCCGCGCGCACGCCACGCATCCGATTACGGCGCTGCAGAGCGAATATTCGCTGTGGGAGCGCACGATCGAGGACGAAATCCTGCCGCTGGTGCAAGATCTTGGCATCGGTTTCGTGCCCTACAGCCCGCTCGGCCGTCGTTTCCTGACGGGCCAGATCAAGCGGTTCGAGGATTTGCCGGAGGGCGATTATCGCCGCAACGATCCGCGCTATCAGGGCGAGAATTTCCAGAAGAACCTGGAAATGGTCGAAGTCGTCGAAACGGTGGCCCGCCGCCACAAGCGCTCCGCCGCGCAGGTCGCGCTTGCATGGCTGCTGCACCAAGGCGATTTCATCGTTCCGATCCCGGGATCGAAGCGCCGCGCCACGCTGGAGGATTCGATGGCCGCCGCGGACCTCAAGCTGACGCGCGAGGATCTGGACGACCTCGACGCCGCCGCCCCTGTCGGCGGCACCGCCGGCCCGCGCTATGGCGAGCGGATGATGAGCATGGTGCGGCGGTAA
- a CDS encoding amidohydrolase has translation MKNWGLAGTLLLALGGCAAAGNGPATASGTSAEQRPTALAEGEAPFASTYRAYPSSPTVVRNVTLFDGEGARIDNASIVMSGGEIVGVGAGDMAAPAGAIEIDGTGKFVTPGIIDVHSHLGVYPSPSVEAHSDGNEATDPLTPDVWAEHSVWPQDPGFSRAMANGGITSLQILPGSANLVGGRSVTLKNVYSRTVQGMKFPGAPYGFKMACGENPKRVYGSRGRKPSTRMGNLAVDRQMWADARGYRANKDHKYDLAKETLTGVLDGEILVHNHCYRADEMAQVIDMAKEAGYKVTAFHHAVESYKIADILRDNDICSAVWADWWGFKMEAYDAIPENAALLQNSNACVIIHSDDENGIQRLNQEAAKALADGRRMGIDISDATAIRWLTYNAAKALGIEEMTGSLKPGKMADVVLWNGNPLSVYSRPEKVWVDGALLYDADDPSRRPVSDFELGQPGSGDVK, from the coding sequence GTGAAAAATTGGGGGCTCGCGGGCACGTTGCTGCTCGCTCTGGGGGGCTGCGCCGCGGCCGGTAACGGTCCGGCAACGGCATCGGGCACAAGCGCGGAGCAGCGGCCCACCGCGCTTGCCGAAGGGGAGGCGCCCTTCGCCTCCACCTACCGCGCATACCCGTCCTCGCCGACAGTGGTGCGAAACGTCACGCTATTCGACGGTGAGGGCGCGCGGATCGACAACGCCTCCATCGTCATGAGCGGCGGAGAGATCGTTGGCGTCGGCGCAGGCGATATGGCCGCGCCTGCCGGGGCGATCGAGATCGACGGGACGGGCAAGTTCGTGACGCCGGGCATCATCGACGTGCACAGCCATCTTGGCGTCTATCCTAGTCCTAGCGTCGAAGCGCATTCGGACGGGAACGAAGCCACCGATCCGCTTACCCCCGATGTTTGGGCCGAACATAGCGTCTGGCCGCAGGACCCCGGTTTCAGCCGGGCCATGGCCAATGGTGGCATCACCTCGCTGCAGATCCTGCCCGGTTCGGCGAACCTGGTCGGCGGGCGTTCGGTGACGCTGAAAAACGTCTATTCGCGCACCGTGCAGGGCATGAAGTTCCCGGGCGCGCCCTATGGCTTCAAGATGGCCTGCGGGGAAAACCCCAAGCGCGTCTACGGCAGCCGCGGTCGCAAGCCCTCTACCCGCATGGGCAATCTGGCGGTGGACCGGCAGATGTGGGCCGATGCGCGCGGATACCGTGCGAACAAGGATCATAAATATGATCTCGCCAAGGAAACGCTGACCGGCGTTCTCGACGGCGAGATCTTGGTGCACAACCATTGCTACCGCGCCGATGAGATGGCGCAGGTGATCGATATGGCCAAGGAAGCGGGCTACAAGGTCACCGCCTTCCATCACGCGGTCGAAAGCTACAAGATCGCCGATATTCTGCGCGATAACGACATTTGCTCCGCGGTCTGGGCGGATTGGTGGGGCTTCAAGATGGAAGCCTATGACGCGATTCCCGAGAACGCGGCGCTGCTGCAGAATTCGAACGCCTGCGTCATCATCCACTCGGATGATGAAAACGGCATCCAGCGCCTGAACCAGGAAGCAGCCAAGGCGCTTGCCGATGGACGGCGCATGGGTATCGACATATCGGACGCCACCGCGATCCGCTGGCTCACCTACAACGCTGCCAAGGCGCTGGGCATCGAGGAGATGACCGGCAGTCTGAAGCCCGGCAAGATGGCCGATGTAGTGCTGTGGAACGGCAACCCCCTCAGCGTCTATTCGCGTCCGGAAAAGGTGTGGGTCGACGGCGCGCTCCTCTACGATGCGGACGATCCATCGCGCCGTCCGGTGAGCGATTTCGAACTCGGTCAGCCCGGATCGGGAGACGTGAAATGA
- a CDS encoding amidohydrolase family protein — MSRPFMAKAAAIAAALLATASPLAAQTYAITNAKMVAGDGSAPVDGATVVIRDGRIVAAGTGVAVPAGAETIDAGGKYVTPGLFAGFSRVGLSEVDAVSSTNDTRANDSPFNASIDVAPAINPTSTAFGVSRAAGVTRAVVSPASATSIFAGQGALVDLGDDYDAVTVPRAFQFAEMGEAGAREAGGSRAATHALFRNALREARDFGNRANIRGGGSAPVEGQSLSSVSPDLRMLESNAERPQDVLLTRFDAAALVPVVRGTQPLLVHVESANDILRVLDLKREFANLKLVLVGASEGWRVADRIAASGVPVIASALNDLPASFEKLAATQSNVGRMRDAGVKVAIGMIDDEDAHQLRYAPQYAGNLVGLQKVPGATGLTWDEAFAAISGDVADIMGVGDRMGHLRAGAAGDVVLWSGDPLELSSTPERVWIDGVEQSLDNRQARLRERYRNPQEGVLPKAYDH; from the coding sequence ATGAGCCGCCCGTTCATGGCCAAAGCCGCCGCGATCGCCGCTGCTTTGCTCGCCACAGCGTCGCCGCTTGCCGCCCAGACCTATGCCATCACCAACGCGAAGATGGTGGCTGGAGACGGCAGCGCGCCGGTCGACGGTGCCACTGTGGTGATCCGCGACGGGCGCATCGTGGCGGCCGGCACCGGCGTCGCCGTGCCCGCAGGCGCGGAGACGATCGATGCGGGCGGCAAATATGTGACGCCGGGCCTGTTCGCAGGATTCAGCCGCGTCGGCCTGTCGGAGGTGGATGCGGTCTCTTCCACCAACGATACCCGCGCCAATGATTCGCCGTTCAACGCCTCGATCGACGTTGCGCCGGCGATCAACCCGACGAGCACCGCTTTCGGTGTCAGCCGCGCCGCCGGGGTCACCCGAGCGGTCGTCTCGCCCGCCAGCGCCACCAGCATCTTTGCCGGACAGGGCGCGCTCGTGGACCTGGGCGACGATTATGACGCGGTCACCGTGCCGCGCGCCTTCCAGTTCGCCGAGATGGGCGAGGCCGGTGCGCGCGAGGCCGGCGGCAGCCGCGCAGCGACGCATGCGCTGTTCCGCAACGCGCTGCGCGAGGCGCGCGATTTCGGTAACCGCGCGAACATTCGTGGCGGCGGCAGCGCCCCTGTGGAAGGACAATCGCTGTCCAGCGTCTCGCCTGACCTGCGCATGCTGGAAAGCAATGCCGAGCGGCCGCAGGACGTACTGCTCACCCGCTTCGATGCCGCCGCACTGGTGCCGGTGGTGCGCGGCACCCAGCCGCTGCTGGTGCATGTCGAAAGCGCCAACGATATCCTGCGAGTGCTGGACCTGAAGCGCGAATTTGCGAACCTGAAGCTCGTGCTCGTGGGCGCGAGCGAAGGCTGGCGCGTGGCGGATCGCATCGCCGCATCGGGCGTGCCCGTTATCGCCTCGGCGCTCAATGATCTGCCCGCTTCGTTCGAGAAGCTGGCGGCCACGCAGTCCAATGTCGGGCGGATGCGCGATGCCGGCGTGAAAGTAGCGATCGGCATGATCGATGATGAGGATGCGCATCAGCTGCGCTACGCCCCGCAATATGCGGGCAACCTCGTCGGCCTGCAAAAGGTGCCGGGCGCCACGGGCCTGACCTGGGATGAAGCGTTCGCGGCCATCAGCGGCGATGTTGCCGACATTATGGGCGTGGGCGACCGCATGGGCCATCTGCGTGCTGGTGCTGCGGGCGATGTCGTCCTGTGGTCCGGCGATCCGCTGGAGCTGAGTTCGACGCCCGAGCGCGTCTGGATCGACGGCGTCGAACAGTCGCTCGACAACCGTCAGGCGCGTCTGCGCGAACGCTATCGCAACCCGCAGGAAGGCGTGTTGCCCAAGGCTTACGACCACTGA
- a CDS encoding NnrU family protein, whose protein sequence is MTTLLIAAIAFVGTHFLMSHPLRAPMVRLLGNFFFLGAYSAVSIVTLIWMIQAYNAVPPGEAAWAAGDPLWAAATVLMWFGSVLFVGSLLGNPAFPYVIAGEAGGRGPKGVFAITRHPMMWGIALWGIVHILIAPRPANFVLNGAIIVLALVGAALQDGKKKRLLGDAWRSWVARTSYFPFARGFAMPGATALIGGTLLWLLAMYGHRWFGIMGAGVFRWL, encoded by the coding sequence ATGACCACGCTCCTCATCGCCGCCATCGCCTTCGTCGGCACCCATTTCCTGATGAGCCATCCGCTGCGCGCACCGATGGTGCGGCTGCTCGGCAATTTCTTCTTCCTCGGCGCTTATTCGGCGGTCTCGATCGTCACACTGATCTGGATGATCCAGGCCTATAATGCCGTGCCGCCGGGCGAGGCGGCGTGGGCGGCGGGCGATCCGCTGTGGGCCGCTGCCACCGTGCTGATGTGGTTCGGATCGGTTCTGTTCGTCGGATCGCTGCTCGGCAATCCGGCTTTCCCTTATGTGATTGCAGGCGAGGCAGGGGGGCGGGGGCCCAAGGGCGTCTTCGCCATCACGCGCCACCCGATGATGTGGGGCATCGCTTTGTGGGGGATCGTCCACATCCTGATCGCGCCGCGGCCCGCGAACTTCGTGCTGAACGGCGCCATCATTGTCCTCGCACTTGTTGGCGCGGCGCTGCAGGACGGGAAGAAGAAGCGGCTGCTGGGCGATGCCTGGCGCAGCTGGGTCGCACGCACCAGCTACTTCCCCTTTGCGCGTGGTTTCGCGATGCCGGGCGCCACCGCACTGATCGGCGGCACGCTGCTGTGGCTGCTGGCGATGTACGGCCACCGCTGGTTCGGGATCATGGGCGCGGGGGTTTTTCGGTGGCTGTGA
- a CDS encoding peptide MFS transporter, translated as MGFKAVGLWNESDWIAACGSLALIVFLAIGAYAVTQPKKEFAGHPKGLYVLFFAEMWERFSYYGMRALLTLYLVKHWLYSDGQATIIYGAYTSLVYITPVLGGWLADRYLGQRKAVLFGAVLLTIGHFFMAFEGDAGAGYQNNPAINVFWLALAFIIVGSGFLKANISVIVGQLYPRTDIRRDGAYTIFYMGINVGAAIGTIIAGYLGETIGWSYGFGAAGIGMLLGLIVFVIGKPLLLGNGEPPVPSRLKSKVVGLNLEWFLYLAGFVGVAIIWALIQFQDAVGWILLVSGIMLLAYVLQQALYHLKDENGQVSNGSTRSLFYAGFGVLLAMAAWMIIQEGTDTVAGIAAVVGLGLVAAACIGEARKSTNHARDRVFAMIFFILLMPVFWGLFEQAGGSVNLFTDRYVDRAGVPTSLFQSINPIYIILLGPVFAALWQWLGRRGWEPATPAKMGLGIIQMGLAFVVLVLGANAAGSALVPVVFIFLFYLLSTTGELSLSPVGLSAMNRLSVRHMASLMMAAFFFGTAGGNYVAGFLGSIMGEGEGGEITREGALGLYWTMGLTAIGIGVVVVLVNPLVKKLMHLDTLRDDDVGDDLEGQGEAGEPQAAGIHPTTRD; from the coding sequence GTGGGTTTCAAAGCTGTCGGATTGTGGAACGAGAGTGACTGGATCGCGGCATGCGGTTCCCTCGCTCTGATCGTTTTTCTGGCGATTGGCGCGTACGCCGTCACACAACCCAAGAAGGAATTTGCAGGCCATCCAAAGGGTCTGTACGTTCTCTTCTTCGCCGAAATGTGGGAGCGTTTCTCCTATTACGGCATGCGGGCGCTGCTGACGCTCTATCTCGTCAAGCACTGGCTTTACTCAGATGGGCAGGCGACCATTATCTATGGCGCCTATACCAGCCTGGTTTACATCACCCCCGTCCTCGGCGGCTGGCTGGCCGACCGTTATCTCGGGCAGCGCAAGGCGGTGCTTTTCGGCGCGGTACTGCTTACGATCGGCCATTTCTTCATGGCCTTCGAAGGCGATGCGGGCGCAGGCTATCAGAACAATCCCGCGATCAACGTCTTCTGGCTGGCGCTGGCCTTCATCATCGTCGGCTCGGGCTTCCTGAAAGCCAACATCTCGGTGATCGTCGGGCAGCTTTATCCGCGCACCGACATCCGCCGCGATGGCGCCTACACCATTTTCTACATGGGCATTAATGTCGGCGCCGCGATCGGCACGATCATCGCGGGTTATCTCGGCGAGACGATCGGCTGGTCCTACGGCTTTGGTGCTGCAGGCATCGGCATGCTGCTGGGCCTGATCGTGTTCGTGATCGGCAAGCCGCTTCTGCTGGGCAATGGCGAACCGCCCGTGCCTTCGCGTCTGAAGTCGAAGGTCGTGGGCTTGAACCTGGAATGGTTCCTGTACCTCGCCGGTTTCGTCGGTGTCGCGATCATCTGGGCGCTGATCCAGTTCCAGGACGCCGTGGGTTGGATCTTGCTGGTCTCCGGGATCATGCTGCTGGCCTATGTGCTTCAGCAGGCACTGTATCATCTCAAGGACGAGAACGGGCAGGTCAGCAATGGCTCCACCCGTTCGCTATTCTATGCGGGCTTCGGCGTGCTACTGGCGATGGCCGCCTGGATGATTATCCAGGAGGGCACGGATACGGTTGCGGGCATTGCGGCCGTCGTTGGTCTTGGTCTGGTTGCAGCGGCTTGCATCGGTGAGGCGCGCAAGTCGACGAACCATGCTCGTGACCGGGTGTTTGCGATGATTTTCTTCATCCTGCTGATGCCGGTCTTTTGGGGCCTGTTCGAACAGGCGGGCGGTTCGGTGAACCTGTTCACCGATCGCTATGTCGATCGTGCGGGTGTGCCGACGTCGCTGTTCCAGTCGATCAACCCGATCTACATCATCCTGCTCGGCCCGGTCTTCGCTGCGCTTTGGCAGTGGCTGGGACGGCGCGGCTGGGAGCCGGCAACCCCGGCCAAGATGGGCCTGGGTATCATTCAGATGGGTCTGGCTTTCGTGGTGCTGGTGCTGGGCGCCAATGCCGCGGGCAGCGCGCTGGTGCCGGTGGTATTCATCTTCCTGTTCTATCTGCTTTCGACGACGGGGGAGCTCAGCCTGTCGCCGGTTGGCTTGTCGGCCATGAACCGTCTGTCGGTTCGTCATATGGCCAGCCTGATGATGGCGGCCTTCTTCTTCGGTACGGCGGGCGGCAACTACGTCGCGGGCTTCCTTGGCTCGATCATGGGTGAGGGCGAAGGCGGCGAGATCACGCGTGAGGGCGCGCTCGGCCTGTACTGGACGATGGGACTGACGGCGATTGGCATCGGTGTCGTTGTGGTGCTGGTCAATCCGCTGGTGAAGAAGCTGATGCATCTCGACACGCTGCGTGACGATGATGTCGGCGATGATTTGGAAGGTCAGGGTGAAGCCGGAGAGCCGCAGGCCGCCGGTATCCATCCGACCACACGCGACTGA